A stretch of Corallococcus soli DNA encodes these proteins:
- a CDS encoding caspase family protein — protein MKKLEMLLGAALLMAAPEALADTVRRALVIAHNGSDDPALAPLRYADDDGVLWAETLKRLGVETTLLVDPDEATRLSGSLVLKSARAPTRAAVDQAVKRLQAASLADRAAGRQTDVLIVYVGHGNTDDAGRSYFTLADARLDRTNLYSEVVDPLGADYVHVIADACRASGVVGRRGGTPDAAVLAELRGVLAREQLASRPHVGALFAESDDGETHEWSRIRAGVFSHVARSGLLGGADINGDGQVEYSELAAFVAASLHGVKGMPARLSVNAFAPTASPRRPLVGPAPEGPQVTFPAGFEYARLSVEDADGKRLVDVRRSPQQWTQILLPPRDVYWVRAPNAEARVTLAELGSGTPELRPRELQERGPAEEALRRGLFAVPLDRSFYDEYVVAAGLVPVDFTNFHPSVAGGLMPRLAAPSSGPGSAWELGLGAGRSPLGLASFATGPSLSWRNPTSVHLLYYGVRGAYGVTPLAARDGIRLHRFTLEGLVGLQNPARTPLFAEVGVGWGLLGLTAPGFRQADPTMLTSRLAAGVTGRLAGMRLRLSAQVGLDRVTANGRTGADPQYGLEVTLRR, from the coding sequence ATGAAGAAGCTGGAGATGCTCCTTGGGGCGGCCCTGCTGATGGCGGCTCCGGAGGCATTGGCGGACACGGTGCGGCGGGCGCTCGTCATCGCCCACAACGGCAGCGACGACCCGGCCCTGGCGCCCCTGCGCTACGCGGACGACGACGGCGTGCTGTGGGCGGAGACGCTCAAGCGCCTGGGCGTGGAGACCACGCTGCTGGTGGATCCGGACGAGGCCACGCGGCTGTCGGGCAGCCTGGTGCTGAAGTCCGCGCGGGCGCCCACGCGCGCGGCGGTGGACCAGGCGGTGAAGCGGCTCCAGGCGGCGTCGCTCGCGGACCGCGCCGCGGGGCGCCAGACGGACGTGCTCATCGTCTACGTGGGCCACGGCAATACGGACGACGCGGGCCGCTCCTACTTCACGCTCGCGGACGCGCGCCTGGACCGGACCAACCTCTATTCGGAGGTCGTGGATCCGCTGGGCGCGGACTACGTGCACGTCATCGCGGACGCGTGCCGCGCGTCGGGCGTGGTGGGCCGCCGGGGGGGCACGCCGGACGCGGCGGTGCTGGCGGAGCTGCGCGGGGTGCTGGCGCGGGAGCAGCTGGCGTCGCGGCCCCACGTGGGCGCCCTCTTCGCGGAGAGCGACGACGGGGAGACGCACGAGTGGTCGCGCATCCGCGCCGGCGTCTTCAGCCACGTCGCGCGCTCCGGGCTGCTGGGCGGCGCGGACATCAACGGCGACGGGCAGGTGGAGTACAGCGAGCTGGCCGCGTTCGTCGCCGCGTCGCTGCACGGGGTGAAGGGCATGCCCGCGCGGCTGTCGGTGAACGCCTTCGCGCCCACGGCCTCGCCCCGCCGTCCGCTGGTGGGCCCCGCGCCGGAGGGGCCCCAGGTCACCTTCCCCGCGGGCTTCGAGTACGCGCGCCTGTCCGTGGAGGACGCGGACGGCAAGCGGCTGGTGGACGTGCGGCGCTCGCCGCAGCAGTGGACGCAGATTCTGCTGCCGCCGCGCGACGTGTACTGGGTGCGCGCGCCGAACGCGGAGGCCCGCGTCACGCTGGCGGAGCTGGGCTCCGGGACGCCGGAGCTGCGCCCCCGGGAATTGCAGGAGCGCGGGCCCGCGGAGGAGGCGCTCCGGCGCGGGCTGTTCGCCGTGCCGTTGGACCGGTCCTTCTATGACGAGTACGTGGTCGCCGCGGGCCTGGTGCCGGTGGACTTCACGAACTTCCATCCGTCCGTCGCGGGGGGCCTGATGCCCCGGCTGGCCGCGCCGTCGTCCGGCCCGGGCTCGGCGTGGGAGCTGGGCCTGGGCGCGGGGCGCTCGCCGCTGGGGCTGGCGAGCTTCGCCACCGGGCCCAGCCTGTCGTGGCGCAACCCGACCTCCGTGCACCTGCTGTACTACGGCGTGCGCGGGGCCTACGGCGTGACGCCGCTCGCGGCCCGGGACGGCATCCGCCTGCACCGCTTCACGCTGGAGGGATTGGTGGGCCTGCAGAACCCCGCGCGCACGCCGCTGTTCGCGGAGGTGGGCGTGGGCTGGGGGCTGCTGGGCCTGACGGCGCCGGGCTTCCGCCAGGCGGATCCCACGATGCTCACCTCGCGCCTGGCCGCGGGCGTCACCGGGCGGCTCGCGGGCATGAGGTTGCGGCTGTCGGCCCAGGTGGGCCTGGACCGCGTCACCGCCAACGGGCGGACGGGCGCGGATCCGCAGTACGGCCTGGAAGTCACCCTCCGGCGCTAG
- a CDS encoding LOG family protein, whose amino-acid sequence MIELETLAAFERHLHAGLPLSHVVIQGLDLRRYTRELSTLELVGTVFLGCELEKEALSAALAHGALVFPPLSGLPYQPYRGSLYSPEELYAGFDPSRPETYADTPDARVYAHWAAHGRGNAPTLLETLSQRLHDHAVTDAMEDLLLAEGGKRKVVAIMGGHSMKRGQPDYRSVAMLARELSRQGFFMVSGGGPGAMEATHVGAWFARRTEAELDAGLALLAQAPSYTDREWLSRAFDVRRAFPLRDEDRPWCDSLGIPTWHYGHEPPNPFATHIAKYFANSVREDGLLTIARGGIVYAPGSAGTIQEIFQDACQNHYNSVGVISPMIFLGTEFWTRTRPVYPLLAQLAQGQEYARYLMLTDSQEEVVQALVAYDRARVLPG is encoded by the coding sequence GTGATTGAACTTGAGACCCTCGCCGCGTTCGAGCGACACCTCCACGCGGGACTCCCGCTCTCCCACGTCGTCATCCAGGGGCTGGACCTGCGGCGCTACACCCGCGAGCTGTCCACCCTGGAGCTGGTGGGCACCGTCTTCCTGGGCTGTGAGCTGGAGAAGGAGGCCCTGAGCGCGGCGCTCGCGCACGGGGCGCTGGTGTTCCCGCCGCTCTCGGGGCTCCCGTACCAGCCCTACCGGGGGAGCCTCTATTCGCCGGAGGAGCTGTACGCGGGCTTCGACCCCTCGCGGCCGGAGACCTACGCCGACACGCCGGACGCCCGCGTCTACGCGCACTGGGCCGCGCATGGCCGGGGCAACGCCCCCACGCTGCTGGAGACGCTGTCGCAGCGGCTGCACGACCACGCCGTCACGGACGCCATGGAGGACCTGCTCCTGGCGGAGGGAGGCAAGCGCAAGGTGGTGGCCATCATGGGCGGCCACTCCATGAAGCGCGGGCAGCCCGACTACCGCTCGGTGGCGATGCTGGCCCGGGAGCTGTCCCGCCAGGGCTTCTTCATGGTCAGCGGCGGCGGCCCCGGCGCCATGGAGGCCACGCACGTGGGCGCGTGGTTCGCGCGGCGCACCGAGGCGGAGCTGGACGCGGGGCTCGCCCTGCTGGCCCAGGCCCCCAGCTACACGGACCGCGAGTGGCTCTCCCGCGCCTTCGACGTGCGCCGCGCCTTCCCCCTGCGCGACGAGGACCGGCCCTGGTGCGACAGCCTGGGCATCCCCACCTGGCACTACGGGCACGAGCCCCCCAACCCCTTCGCCACCCACATCGCCAAGTACTTCGCCAACAGCGTGCGCGAGGACGGCCTGCTCACCATCGCCCGGGGCGGCATCGTCTACGCCCCCGGCAGCGCGGGCACCATCCAGGAGATCTTCCAGGACGCCTGCCAGAACCACTACAACTCCGTGGGCGTCATCAGCCCGATGATCTTCCTGGGCACCGAGTTCTGGACGCGGACCCGGCCCGTGTACCCGCTGCTGGCCCAGCTGGCCCAGGGCCAGGAGTACGCGCGCTACCTGATGCTCACCGACTCCCAGGAGGAGGTCGTCCAGGCCCTGGTGGCATACGACCGCGCCCGGGTCCTCCCCGGGTGA
- a CDS encoding RNA polymerase sigma factor — MLPGTERSVLEAFRRGDTPVLTQVYRAYSPEVLRYLSRRFSVRSEAGMRSVALTPLDLDAAHQETFVRAFRPHMRQAYDGVRPYLGFLLTVARSTAIDLMRASGRVAREAIPLDDAPELVHAPDDSRSPEEEALSSEVRTLVRRFLDALPDEGRALAQLRFMDGLSQESAADQLKLTRGEVRVRERRLRVQFTEHLKDSGWLDSDVAPGRLELGALLATMALCAIPFGSLP, encoded by the coding sequence GTGTTGCCAGGAACCGAGCGGTCCGTCTTGGAGGCCTTCCGGCGGGGGGACACCCCCGTCCTCACCCAGGTCTACCGCGCCTACTCACCGGAGGTGCTGCGCTACCTGTCGCGCCGCTTCTCCGTGCGCTCGGAGGCGGGCATGCGGTCGGTGGCGCTGACGCCGCTGGACCTGGACGCGGCCCACCAGGAGACCTTCGTGCGGGCCTTCCGGCCCCACATGCGCCAGGCCTACGACGGGGTGCGCCCCTACCTGGGCTTCCTGCTCACGGTGGCCCGCTCCACCGCCATCGACCTGATGCGCGCCTCCGGCCGGGTCGCCCGGGAGGCCATCCCGCTGGATGACGCGCCGGAGCTGGTGCACGCCCCCGACGACAGCCGCAGCCCGGAGGAGGAGGCCCTGAGCTCCGAGGTCCGCACCCTGGTGCGCCGCTTCCTGGACGCCCTGCCCGACGAAGGCCGCGCCCTGGCCCAGCTTCGTTTCATGGACGGCCTGTCCCAGGAGTCCGCCGCCGACCAGCTGAAGCTCACCCGCGGCGAGGTGCGGGTGCGCGAGCGCAGGTTGCGGGTGCAGTTCACCGAACACCTGAAGGACTCGGGCTGGTTGGACAGTGACGTCGCGCCGGGGCGCCTGGAGCTGGGCGCCCTGCTGGCCACGATGGCCCTGTGCGCCATCCCATTCGGGAGCCTCCCATGA